Proteins encoded within one genomic window of Solibaculum mannosilyticum:
- a CDS encoding peptidoglycan D,D-transpeptidase FtsI family protein codes for MEKMHMRMVAVYAVIAIMLTIGALRIFSISTGEAYTQAAQQNSSYSLTVTQGRGSIYDCNLQHLTNFQDGYKAAVTADPQTTTAFSKVLSDSQMQTMLDRIGEGKPFVQKVDEYIPGTKALFFPNVTRYREEEPLCPHIIGYVDSDGKGVEGIEAAYDDWLGKAQGKSKVTFSVNAVGEALAGVEPEVEDTMSNLNSGVMLTIDKDIQDIAQKAARKYLEKGAVVVLDVRTGAVRASVSVPDFDPDNVQEALNDEDSPLLNRTTSAYNVGSVFKLVTAAAALENGISPDRTYDCTGSVDIYGVTFDCYHQRTHGLQNMEGALAQSCNAYYITLGQEIGAKKLLDMTVKMGFGSGVTLCDGIQSASGTLPTLDTLKMPAALANFSFGQGELMATPYQVASMVQCIASGGTLAKPYLVEGLVDSSGQLIEPTQQAQPVQVLSSETCDALRLMMAAPVEYGTGTGAKPTIGGAGGKTATAETGILVDGEFVNQTWFAGFFPYDNPQYAVAVLAEDSPKGSETSTPTFRAIADGVEQLMTRRGQSDPALQDAVAVPKASEQEDAPPQD; via the coding sequence ATGGAAAAGATGCACATGCGCATGGTGGCGGTGTATGCGGTGATTGCCATCATGCTGACCATAGGGGCGCTGCGGATATTCAGCATCTCCACCGGAGAGGCCTATACTCAGGCCGCTCAACAGAATAGCTCTTATAGTCTTACCGTCACCCAGGGAAGGGGGAGCATCTACGACTGCAATCTCCAGCACTTGACGAATTTCCAGGACGGCTATAAAGCAGCCGTAACGGCCGATCCCCAGACCACCACCGCCTTTTCCAAAGTGCTGTCCGACAGCCAGATGCAGACCATGCTGGACCGGATCGGCGAGGGGAAGCCATTCGTGCAGAAGGTGGATGAGTATATCCCCGGTACAAAAGCCCTGTTTTTCCCCAATGTGACCCGATACCGGGAGGAGGAGCCCCTTTGTCCCCATATCATTGGATACGTAGACAGCGACGGCAAAGGGGTAGAGGGCATCGAGGCGGCCTACGACGACTGGTTGGGGAAAGCCCAGGGGAAGAGCAAGGTGACCTTTTCCGTCAATGCCGTAGGGGAAGCTTTAGCCGGTGTGGAGCCTGAAGTCGAAGATACCATGTCCAATCTAAACAGCGGGGTCATGCTGACCATCGACAAAGATATCCAGGACATCGCCCAAAAGGCGGCCAGGAAATATTTGGAGAAGGGAGCGGTGGTCGTTCTGGACGTACGCACCGGGGCGGTACGAGCCAGCGTCAGCGTTCCGGATTTTGACCCGGACAATGTCCAGGAGGCGTTGAACGATGAGGATTCCCCGCTTCTCAACCGCACCACATCGGCCTACAATGTGGGATCGGTGTTTAAATTGGTGACGGCGGCAGCCGCATTGGAAAACGGCATCAGTCCCGATCGCACCTATGACTGTACCGGCAGCGTGGATATCTACGGAGTCACCTTTGACTGTTACCATCAGCGCACCCACGGTCTCCAGAACATGGAGGGAGCCTTGGCCCAGTCCTGTAACGCCTATTATATCACCTTGGGACAGGAGATCGGGGCCAAGAAGCTGTTGGATATGACGGTCAAGATGGGGTTTGGATCGGGGGTCACCTTGTGTGACGGCATCCAAAGCGCGTCCGGGACACTGCCCACGTTAGATACGCTCAAGATGCCGGCGGCTTTGGCCAACTTCTCCTTTGGCCAGGGAGAACTGATGGCCACACCCTATCAGGTGGCGTCTATGGTGCAGTGCATTGCGTCGGGAGGGACTTTGGCAAAACCCTATCTGGTAGAGGGTCTGGTGGATTCATCGGGACAGCTCATCGAACCCACCCAGCAGGCCCAGCCGGTACAGGTACTCAGCAGCGAGACCTGCGACGCTTTACGCCTCATGATGGCCGCACCGGTGGAATACGGAACCGGTACCGGCGCCAAACCGACTATCGGCGGCGCCGGCGGAAAAACGGCCACAGCCGAAACCGGCATCCTGGTGGATGGGGAATTTGTCAACCAGACGTGGTTCGCCGGATTTTTTCCTTACGACAATCCCCAGTACGCGGTAGCCGTGTTGGCTGAGGACTCCCCAAAGGGCAGTGAGACTTCCACCCCCACCTTCCGAGCCATTGCCGACGGTGTCGAGCAGTTGATGACGCGGCGGGGACAAAGCGATCCGGCCTTACAGGATGCCGTAGCTGTTCCCAAGGCCTCGGAACAGGAGGATGCGCCTCCACAGGATTGA